In Metopolophium dirhodum isolate CAU chromosome 7, ASM1992520v1, whole genome shotgun sequence, one genomic interval encodes:
- the LOC132949629 gene encoding ras-like GTP-binding protein Rho1, whose amino-acid sequence MAAIRKKLVIVGDGACGKTCLLIVFSKDQFPEVYVPTVFENYVADIEVDGKQVELALWDTAGQEDYDRLRPLSYPDTDVILMCFSIDSPDSLENIPEKWTPEVKHFCPNVPIILVGNKKDLRNDPNTIRELNKMKQEPVRPEEGRAMAEKINAFAYLECSAKSKEGVREVFETSTRAALQVKKKKKGKCALL is encoded by the coding sequence ATGGCAGCAATCCGTAAGAAACTTGTCATCGTCGGCGACGGTGCCTGCGGAAAAACTTGTCTGCTCATTGTGTTTTCCAAAGATCAATTCCCAGAAGTATATGTACCTACCGTGTTTGAGAACTATGTAGCTGATATAGAAGTCGATGGCAAACAAGTAGAACTAGCACTGTGGGATACAGCGGGTCAAGAAGATTATGATAGACTAAGACCATTGTCCTATCCTGACACGGATGTTATCCTCATGTGTTTCTCCATAGATTCACCAGATTCGTTAGAGAATATCCCAGAGAAATGGACACCGGAAGTGAAACATTTCTGTCCAAATGTGCCGATTATATTGGTTGGTAACAAAAAAGACTTGCGTAATGATCCAAATACGATTCGCGAGTTGAACAAGATGAAACAAGAGCCCGTGAGGCCAGAAGAGGGGCGAGCAATGGCCGAAAAGATCAATGCATTTGCTTATTTGGAATGTTCAGCTAAGAGCAAAGAAGGAGTTCGTGAAGTTTTTGAAACATCAACAAGAGCTGCACTACAAGTCAAGAAAAAGAAGAAAGGCAAATGTGCCTTGTTGTAA